The Daucus carota subsp. sativus chromosome 9, DH1 v3.0, whole genome shotgun sequence genome window below encodes:
- the LOC108202056 gene encoding pectinesterase: MGLSKKATVIGLSAVVLVGVVVAVAVIEYKHSAHHGSASGSTATNDVSTSKKAIMTICQPTDYKDACIKSLSSSNSTDPKELIMTGFKAAMSDIADVIGKSKTLQDAAKDSRTKRAYELCSELLKTSADDLGRSVQKLAKFEATKMDGYVADLKTWLSGAIDYQEACIDAFENTTGDAGEKMKSLLKTSSEVTSNGLAMVNELTSMLSSLHIPNVQRRLLVKKDRSEVDPDYVWLRSINKRRLFYDDYGPRLEQPPSEDTGARKLLSTDSLPEWMNAHQRRLLAAKVKPNVVVALDGSGQFKSINEALKKVPAKNVVPFVILVKAGVYREYVDVPRRVDNVVMIGEGASKTKITGNKNFIDGVGTFKTATFAVNGDGFMAKDISFENSAGAAKHQAVALRVSGDRAIFYRCQMDGYQDTLYTHTYRQFYRDCTITGTIDFIFGDAAAVFQNCKMIVRKPLDNQGCMVTAQGRKDHRSTGGLILQNCSITAEPAFLAAQPPIKAYLGRPWKEFSRTIIMQSYIDKNIVPEGWSPWTGTFGMDTCYYVEYQNRGPGSDTSKRVSWKGIQKTVSQQDILEFTAGRFFLGDAWIPVAGIPYDSGMTRL; encoded by the exons atgggATTGTCAAAAAAGGCGACTGTTATAGGGCTATCTGCGGTAGTTCTGGTTGGGGTGGTGGTGGCGGTGGCTGTTATTGAGTACAAACACAGCGCTCATCATGGCAGTGCTAGCGGCAGCACGGCCACGAATGATGTGTCTACTTCTAAGAAAGCCATAATGACCATTTGCCAGCCAACTGATTATAAGGATGCATGCATCAAGAGCCTTTCCTCGTCCAACTCGACTGATCCGAAAGAACTTATCATGACTGGCTTCAAGGCAGCCATGAGTGACATTGCAGATGTTATTGGCAAGTCCAAGACTCTTCAAGATGCTGCAAAGGACTCGCGAACCAAACGAGCATATGAATTGTGTAGCGAATTGTTGAAAACATCTGCGGATGATCTTGGGAGATCAGTGCAAAAGCTTGCTAAATTTGAAGCTACTAAGATGGACGGGTATGTTGCGGATCTTAAGACATGGTTGAGTGGTGCTATTGATTATCAAGAGGCGTGCATTGATGCTTTTGAGAACACAACTGGTGATGCAGGGGAGAAAATGAAGAGTTTGTTGAAAACCTCCTCTGAAGTAACCAGCAATGGCCTTGCCATGGTTAATGAGCTCACCTCTATGCTTTCCTCCTTGCATATCCCGAATGTGCAAAGAAGGCTTCTTGTCAAGAAAGACCGTTCAGAGGTGGATCCTGATTACGTGTGGCTGAGATCTATTAATAAACGCAGACTATTTTATGATGATTATGGTCCTAGACTAGAACAACCTCCAAGTGAGGACACTGGAGCACGAAAACTCCTTAGCACGGATAGTCTTCCAGAGTGGATGAATGCACACCAAAGAAGACTACTTGCAGCTAAAGTAAAACCAAATGTTGTAGTTGCTCTAGATGGCTCTGGCCAGTTCAAGAGTATCAATGAGGCCCTCAAGAAAGTCCCAGCTAAGAATGTCGTCCCCTTTGTTATCCTTGTCAAGGCTGGTGTTTACCGTGAGTATGTTGATGTTCCGAGGCGTGTAGACAATGTCGTCATGATTGGTGAAGGCGCAAGCAAAACCAAGATCACCGGGAACAAGAACTTCATTGATGGAGTCGGTACCTTCAAAACAGCAACATTTG CTGTGAATGGTGATGGTTTCATGGCCAAAGACATTAGCTTCGAGAACTCAGCAGGAGCTGCCAAACATCAAGCCGTGGCTCTACGTGTGTCTGGTGACAGGGCTATCTTCTACCGATGCCAAATGGATGGTTACCAAGATACCCTTTACACCCACACCTACCGCCAATTCTACCGTGACTGCACAATCACAGGCACCATCGACTTCATCTTTGGTGACGCTGCTGCAGTCTTCCAAAACTGCAAAATGATTGTGCGGAAGCCACTGGATAACCAAGGGTGCATGGTCACAGCACAAGGTAGGAAAGACCATCGATCAACCGGTGGCCTTATCCTTCAGAACTGCTCCATCACTGCAGAGCCAGCATTCTTGGCCGCTCAGCCTCCAATCAAGGCCTACTTGGGGCGCCCCTGGAAGGAATTCTCAAGGACAATAATAATGCAATCATATATCGATAAAAACATCGTCCCCGAGGGATGGTCTCCATGGACAGGTACCTTTGGTATGGACACTTGCTACTATGTTGAGTATCAGAACAGAGGACCCGGATCCGACACCTCGAAAAGAGTGTCGTGGAAAGGTATCCAGAAGACTGTTTCTCAGCAAGATATTCTTGAGTTCACTGCTGGAAGGTTCTTCCTAGGTGATGCATGGATCCCAGTCGCCGGCATCCCATATGACTCCGGAATGACACGTCTTTAA